In Limanda limanda chromosome 21, fLimLim1.1, whole genome shotgun sequence, a genomic segment contains:
- the LOC133027943 gene encoding transcription factor Sox-8-like, translating to MTEENKSLEHPFSPADSDSSTTPHGSDTESLASAGITHQPESGGSGAEDERFPACIRDAVSHVLKGYDWSLVPVPSQGDRGLKGKPHVKRPMNAFMVWAQAARRKLADQYPHLHNAELSKTLGKLWRLLTETEKRPFIKEAERLRLQHKKDYPDYKYQPRRRKSPKPGLGDCKAGLVQQHQHQDLVKIEPGTGDAHHHYHHDRTGQSHGPPTPPTTPKIDLHMGSKHDAHRLVESSGCSAPPPGRQNIDFSNVDISELSTDVISTIEGFDVDEFDQYLPPNSHGSAVLTPPDPSHAHNNPPGAFTLPSIHSHSHSSTTWTPKNSRGISTGVPPSSSIRHEAREDTNRKPQIKKEQMSPGHYNSSSSSSTPPPPQPEYTCLGSGACPSSTTSTSSASQFDYTDLQSSSLYSAFSGYPASLYQYPYFHSSRSPYAAPLINSLALAPSPHSPPSGWEPPIYTTLTRP from the exons ATGACAGAGGAGAACAAGTCTTTGGAGCATCCTTTCAGCCCGGCGGACAGTGACAGCTCCACGACCCCGCACGGATCGGACACGGAGTCTCTGGCTTCGGCGGGTATTACGCACCAGCCGGAGAGCGGCGGCAGCGGCGCGGAGGACGAGCGCTTCCCCGCCTGCATCCGGGACGCGGTCTCACACGTGCTGAAGGGTTACGACTGGTCTCTGGTGCCGGTTCCCAGTCAGGGGGACAGGGGGCTCAAGGGGAAACCTCACGTTAAACGACCCATGAACGCGTTCATGGTTTGGGCGCAGGCGGCGCGGAGGAAGCTGGCGGATCAGTATCCTCACCTGCACAACGCGGAGCTCAGCAAGACGCTGGGGAAACTGTGGCG gcttCTCACCGAAACGGAGAAGCGTCCTTTTATCAAGGAGGCCGAGAGGCTGAGGCTGCAGCACAAGAAAGACTACCCAGACTACAAGTACCAGCCTCGCAGACGCAAAAGCCCCAAACCGGGTCTAGGGGACTGTAAAGCTGGACTGGtccagcagcatcagcatcaggacTTGGTTAAGATAGAACCGGGGACAGGGGACGcacatcatcactaccatcatgacaggacag GTCAGTCCCATGGACCTCCAACACCTCCCACTACCCCTAAAATCGACCTTCACATGGGGAGCAAACACGACGCCCACCGGCTTGTGGAGAGCAGcggctgctctgctcctccacctggCCGTCAGAACATTGACTTCAGCAACGTGGACATCTCCGAGCTCAGCACTGATGTCATCAGCACCATTGAGGGATTTGACGTCGATGAGTTTGACCAGTACTTGCCTCCTAACAGCCACGGTTCTGCTGTTCTAACTCCACCAGATCCCAGCCATGCACATAACAACCCCCCGGGAGCGTTCACCCTACCCAGCATCCACTCTCACTCCCACAGCAGCACCACGTGGACTCCCAAAAATTCTCGTGGGATTTCCACTGGAGTACCACCATCTTCTTCCATCAGACATGAGGCCCGTGAGGACACTAACCGCAAACCTCAGATCAAAAAAGAGCAGATGAGCCCAGGTCACTAcaacagctcctcctcctcctccactcctccgccACCACAACCAGAGTACACCTGCCTCGGCTCAGGCGCCTGCccttcctccaccacctccacgtCTTCGGCCAGCCAGTTTGACTACACTGACCTTCAGAGCTCCAGTCTCTACAGCGCCTTCTCTGGGTACCCTGCCAGTCTGTATCAGTACCCCTACTTCCACTCCTCCAGAAGTCCCTACGCCGCACCGCTTATCAACAGCCTGGCCTTGGCGCCATCTCCGCACAGTCCTCCCTCTGGCTGGGAACCACCGATCTACACGACACTTACTCGGCCTTGA